One stretch of Ornithinimicrobium ciconiae DNA includes these proteins:
- a CDS encoding S66 family peptidase has protein sequence MIRFPQPLQPGDRIGVTSPSSGVPQTLWPRLEFATGWLVERGYDVVVGQCMDGDDSHVSAPAVERADELQRMLTDPAIRAVVPPWGGETAIDLVDLLDWDTIAAAEPTWLVGFSDLSTLLLPLTLRAGWASLHGVNLMDTPYAAAPGLAHWTEVAAATGPVTQQQSGVYRSGAFDDWEEDPSPTAYVLEGTGAWEVADDDEIEVSGRLIGGCIETIHHLAGSAFGDVAAFGQQHAEEGLIVYLEAGEAPALETCRILHGLRLAGWFEHARAILIGRTAAPDSGDFTQRDAVLDALEDLDLPIVFDVECGHVAPMMPLVNGALAHLTVTDNERTLVQELG, from the coding sequence GTGATCCGATTCCCACAGCCCCTGCAACCTGGCGACCGCATCGGCGTCACCAGCCCGTCGAGTGGTGTGCCGCAGACACTGTGGCCCCGCCTGGAGTTCGCCACCGGCTGGCTGGTCGAGCGCGGCTATGACGTCGTGGTCGGGCAGTGCATGGACGGCGACGACTCCCACGTCAGCGCCCCCGCGGTGGAGCGCGCCGACGAGTTGCAGCGGATGCTGACCGATCCCGCGATCCGCGCCGTCGTGCCACCGTGGGGCGGGGAGACCGCCATCGACCTCGTCGACCTGCTCGACTGGGACACCATCGCCGCGGCTGAGCCCACCTGGCTGGTCGGGTTCAGCGACCTCTCGACCCTGCTGCTGCCGCTCACGTTGCGCGCCGGCTGGGCCAGCCTGCACGGTGTCAACCTGATGGACACCCCGTATGCCGCAGCACCCGGCCTCGCGCACTGGACCGAGGTGGCCGCCGCCACCGGTCCCGTGACCCAGCAGCAGAGCGGCGTCTACCGGAGCGGTGCCTTCGATGACTGGGAAGAGGACCCGAGCCCCACGGCATACGTCCTGGAGGGCACTGGCGCCTGGGAGGTGGCCGATGATGACGAGATCGAGGTCAGCGGTCGGCTCATCGGTGGCTGCATCGAGACGATCCACCACCTGGCCGGCTCCGCGTTCGGCGACGTCGCGGCCTTCGGCCAGCAGCATGCCGAGGAGGGGCTGATCGTCTATCTGGAGGCGGGCGAGGCGCCGGCCCTGGAGACCTGCCGGATCCTGCACGGGCTGCGTCTGGCGGGGTGGTTCGAGCACGCCCGCGCCATCCTCATCGGCCGGACCGCGGCCCCGGACTCAGGAGACTTCACCCAGCGTGACGCCGTGCTCGACGCGCTGGAGGACCTGGACCTGCCGATCGTCTTCGACGTCGAGTGCGGCCACGTCGCGCCGATGATGCCGCTGGTCAACGGGGCGCTGGCCCACCTGACCGTCACCGACAACGAGCGCACGCTCGTGCAGGAGCTGGGTTAG
- the fgd gene encoding glucose-6-phosphate dehydrogenase (coenzyme-F420) has protein sequence MSTLKLGYKASAEQFGPRELVDLAVAAESHGMDSAFVSDHFQPWRHNGGHAPFAISWMSAVGALTDRIVLGTSVMTPTFRYNPAVIAQAFATMGCLFPERVVLGVGTGEALNEIATGGLDGEWPEFKERFGRLREAVRLMRELWTGDRVDFEGDYYRTTGASIYDVPDGGVPVYIAAGGPLVARYAGRSGDGFICTSGKGMELYTDKLVPAVQEGLEKSGRKMSDIDRMIEIKLSYDRDADVALENTRFWAPLSLTPEQKHSIDDPIEMERFADELPIEQVAKRWIVSADPDEVVEQVRPYVEAGFNHLVFHGPGHDQERFLTHFEEDLAPRLRALGG, from the coding sequence GTGAGCACACTCAAACTGGGTTACAAGGCCTCGGCCGAGCAGTTCGGCCCCCGCGAGCTGGTGGACCTCGCGGTCGCAGCCGAGTCGCACGGCATGGACTCGGCCTTTGTCAGCGACCACTTCCAGCCGTGGCGGCACAACGGTGGGCACGCGCCGTTTGCGATCTCCTGGATGAGTGCGGTCGGGGCCCTCACCGATCGGATCGTGCTGGGCACCTCGGTGATGACACCGACCTTCCGCTACAACCCGGCGGTCATCGCGCAGGCCTTCGCGACGATGGGTTGCCTGTTTCCGGAGCGGGTCGTGCTCGGTGTCGGCACCGGGGAGGCGCTCAACGAGATCGCGACCGGTGGGCTGGACGGGGAGTGGCCAGAGTTCAAGGAGCGCTTCGGCCGGCTGCGCGAGGCCGTGCGCCTGATGCGTGAGCTGTGGACGGGCGACCGGGTCGACTTCGAGGGCGACTACTACCGCACCACCGGCGCCAGCATCTATGACGTGCCCGACGGTGGCGTGCCGGTCTACATCGCCGCCGGTGGCCCCCTCGTCGCACGGTATGCCGGACGCTCCGGTGACGGCTTCATCTGCACCTCGGGCAAGGGGATGGAGCTCTACACCGACAAGCTGGTGCCGGCCGTGCAGGAGGGGCTAGAGAAGTCCGGGCGCAAGATGTCGGACATCGACCGGATGATCGAGATCAAGCTGTCCTACGACCGCGACGCCGACGTCGCGCTGGAGAACACCCGCTTCTGGGCACCGCTGTCACTCACTCCCGAGCAGAAGCACAGCATCGACGACCCGATCGAGATGGAGCGGTTTGCCGACGAGCTGCCGATCGAGCAGGTCGCCAAGCGGTGGATCGTCTCTGCGGACCCCGACGAGGTCGTCGAGCAGGTGCGACCCTATGTCGAGGCCGGCTTCAACCACCTGGTCTTCCACGGCCCCGGCCATGACCAGGAGCGCTTCCTGACCCACTTCGAGGAAGACCTCGCCCCGCGCCTGCGCGCCCTGGGCGGCTAA
- a CDS encoding 5-oxoprolinase subunit C family protein — protein MSRILRVLEPGALTTVQDFGRPGQAALGIGRSGACDRGAHRLANALVGNHPTLATLEATFGGLSLEAGSDLVVATTGARCPGAPHLAPFRLGAGERLTLGPPQAGLRTYVAVRGGIDVEPVLGSRATDILSGLGPGLLQQGDVLPIGTTPRPVPGVDVAPVPEPSAERLTVRITPGPRRDWFDDAAWDLLTSQVYAVDSQSNRVGVRLTGEPLPRLRDGELVSEGMLRGALQMPPSGLPVLFLADHPVTGGYPVIGYVDDLDVDRCAQLRPGQEVRFTTHAR, from the coding sequence ATGAGCAGGATCCTGCGGGTGCTCGAGCCTGGAGCCCTGACAACGGTGCAGGACTTCGGCCGACCCGGACAGGCTGCCCTGGGCATCGGCCGCTCCGGCGCCTGTGACCGCGGCGCGCACCGACTTGCCAACGCGCTCGTGGGCAACCACCCGACCCTGGCCACGCTCGAGGCGACCTTTGGTGGACTGTCCCTGGAGGCCGGGTCCGACCTCGTCGTGGCCACGACCGGGGCTCGGTGCCCGGGAGCGCCGCACCTGGCACCCTTCCGGCTCGGTGCCGGCGAACGCCTCACCCTCGGCCCGCCGCAGGCCGGTCTGCGCACCTACGTCGCAGTCCGGGGCGGCATCGACGTGGAGCCGGTCCTGGGCAGCCGGGCGACCGACATACTGTCCGGCCTGGGACCCGGGCTCCTCCAGCAGGGGGACGTGCTGCCCATCGGCACCACCCCCCGGCCTGTGCCGGGGGTGGACGTCGCCCCGGTGCCTGAACCGTCCGCGGAGCGACTGACCGTGCGCATCACGCCCGGGCCGCGTCGGGACTGGTTTGACGACGCGGCGTGGGACCTGCTGACCTCCCAGGTGTATGCGGTGGACAGCCAGTCCAACCGGGTCGGGGTCCGTCTGACGGGAGAGCCGCTCCCCCGCCTCCGCGACGGTGAGCTGGTCAGCGAGGGGATGCTGCGCGGCGCCCTGCAGATGCCCCCGTCGGGGCTGCCCGTGCTCTTCCTGGCCGACCACCCGGTGACCGGTGGCTATCCGGTCATCGGGTATGTCGACGACCTCGACGTGGACCGGTGCGCCCAGCTGCGTCCCGGGCAGGAGGTGCGCTTCACCACCCACGCGCGCTGA
- a CDS encoding 5-oxoprolinase subunit B family protein, which yields MRVLPSGSRGLLLEFDSLPDVLANYAALQAADLPILDLVPAGRTILVIGDRETDLRALAGELRSIEPAEHIGHDSTPVEVPVRYDGEDLSEAADLLGCSPEELVRRHLEEDWTVAFCGFAPGFGYLAGTKFTWDTPRRSSPRTKVPPGSLALAGEFTGVYPRESPGGWQLIGHALVDVFDLDRDPAALLAPGASVRFVESTS from the coding sequence GTGCGCGTCCTGCCCAGCGGATCGCGCGGCCTGCTGCTCGAGTTCGACTCCCTGCCAGACGTGCTCGCGAACTATGCCGCGCTGCAGGCTGCCGACCTGCCGATCCTGGACCTGGTCCCTGCCGGGCGCACGATCCTGGTCATCGGCGACCGCGAGACGGATCTCAGGGCGCTGGCGGGAGAGCTGCGGAGCATCGAGCCGGCGGAGCACATCGGCCACGACAGCACCCCCGTCGAGGTGCCGGTGCGCTATGACGGCGAGGACCTCTCCGAGGCTGCCGACCTGCTCGGCTGCTCACCCGAGGAGCTGGTGCGCCGCCACCTCGAGGAGGACTGGACCGTGGCCTTCTGCGGGTTCGCGCCCGGTTTCGGCTATCTCGCCGGGACTAAGTTCACCTGGGACACCCCGCGCCGATCGAGCCCGCGCACCAAGGTGCCGCCCGGATCCCTCGCTCTGGCAGGGGAGTTCACCGGCGTCTATCCCCGTGAGTCCCCCGGCGGTTGGCAGCTGATCGGTCATGCCCTGGTCGACGTCTTCGACCTGGACCGCGACCCGGCGGCGCTGCTCGCCCCGGGTGCGTCCGTCCGCTTCGTGGAGTCGACGTCATGA
- a CDS encoding LamB/YcsF family protein produces the protein MSVDLNSDLGEGLGSWSMGDDDALLSIVTSANVACGFHAGDPSIMRHVTTRAVANGVAIGAHVAYRDLTGFGRRFIDVDAPTLRDEVTYQIGALDAITRQAGGTIAYVKPHGGLYNAIVTHKEQAGAVVAAVRAFDRDLVLMGLPGSEVLRLAEVAGLEIAHEAFADRAYTPNGHLVSRKEKDSVLHDPEQIARRCIAMAAGEPIEDINGDPITLRPDSICVHGDTPGAVEIARQVRVALETAGVPLAPFTRAS, from the coding sequence ATGTCTGTTGATCTCAACTCGGACCTCGGCGAGGGCCTGGGCAGTTGGTCCATGGGCGACGACGACGCACTGCTCTCGATCGTCACCAGCGCCAACGTCGCCTGCGGCTTCCACGCCGGGGACCCCTCGATCATGCGGCACGTGACGACCCGGGCGGTCGCCAACGGGGTGGCGATCGGGGCACACGTCGCCTATCGCGACCTGACCGGCTTCGGGCGCCGTTTCATCGACGTCGACGCCCCGACGCTGCGCGACGAGGTGACCTATCAGATCGGTGCCCTGGACGCCATCACCCGCCAGGCCGGCGGGACGATCGCCTACGTCAAGCCACACGGCGGCCTCTACAACGCGATCGTGACCCACAAGGAGCAGGCTGGGGCGGTCGTCGCGGCCGTGCGGGCGTTCGACCGCGACCTGGTGCTGATGGGCCTGCCCGGCTCCGAGGTGCTGCGGCTGGCCGAGGTGGCCGGGCTGGAGATCGCGCACGAGGCCTTCGCCGACCGCGCCTACACTCCCAATGGTCACCTGGTCTCCCGCAAGGAGAAGGACTCGGTCCTGCACGACCCGGAGCAGATTGCCCGCCGCTGCATCGCGATGGCAGCCGGTGAGCCGATCGAGGACATCAACGGCGACCCGATCACCTTGCGACCCGACTCGATCTGCGTGCACGGAGACACTCCCGGCGCCGTCGAGATCGCGCGCCAGGTGCGCGTCGCGCTCGAGACCGCCGGGGTGCCGCTGGCTCCCTTCACCCGGGCGAGCTAA
- a CDS encoding NRAMP family divalent metal transporter, whose protein sequence is MAENLSATPTDAKAPTVTSKGTLLGAIFLMATSSIGPGFITQTTTFTVQLGAAFAFAIAVSILADIAVQTNVWRVIGVSGRRAQELGNLSLPGLGYFMAGLLLIGGLVFNIGNVAGAGLGMNIMTDINVKLGAIILVLVAVGVFLSKRAGVAMDRIVVLLGALMILLTLYVAITSGPPVVSALKNTVAPETFSALAITTLIGGTIGGYIIYAGAHRLLDAGVSGPSRVNELTQSAVLGIIVTGIMRVILFLAILGVIHAGAALDPDNMAASAFEAAAGTVGLRLFGVIFAAAALTSVIGCSYTTVTFLTSQEKTSPRTTNLLVVGFIALSTILYLTIGAAPQELLVFAGAFNGILLPVGIGVIMWVAWRRRDLLHGYEYPKWLAALGTAAWVLTVYLAIRSIEPAIDLITG, encoded by the coding sequence ATGGCCGAAAATCTCTCAGCAACACCGACGGACGCGAAGGCACCCACCGTGACCAGCAAGGGCACCTTGCTCGGCGCGATCTTCCTCATGGCGACCTCGTCCATCGGGCCCGGCTTCATCACCCAGACAACCACCTTCACGGTCCAGCTCGGTGCGGCCTTCGCGTTTGCGATCGCGGTCTCGATCCTCGCCGACATCGCGGTCCAGACCAACGTGTGGCGGGTGATCGGCGTCTCAGGCCGGCGCGCCCAGGAGCTGGGCAACCTCAGCCTTCCCGGGCTCGGCTACTTCATGGCGGGCCTGCTGCTGATCGGCGGCCTCGTCTTCAACATCGGCAACGTCGCCGGGGCCGGCCTGGGCATGAACATCATGACCGACATCAACGTCAAGCTCGGGGCGATCATCCTGGTGCTGGTCGCCGTCGGCGTCTTCCTCTCCAAGCGCGCAGGGGTGGCGATGGACCGGATCGTCGTCCTCCTCGGCGCCCTGATGATCCTGCTGACTCTCTATGTCGCCATCACCTCGGGCCCGCCGGTCGTGTCCGCCCTGAAGAACACGGTGGCACCGGAGACCTTCAGCGCCTTGGCGATCACCACCCTGATCGGTGGCACCATCGGCGGCTACATCATCTATGCCGGCGCCCACCGGCTGCTCGACGCCGGCGTCTCCGGACCGAGCCGCGTCAACGAGCTCACCCAGAGCGCCGTCCTGGGGATCATCGTGACCGGCATCATGCGCGTCATCCTGTTCCTGGCCATCCTCGGTGTCATCCACGCCGGAGCGGCTCTGGACCCGGACAACATGGCGGCCAGCGCTTTCGAGGCGGCTGCCGGCACCGTGGGCCTGCGGCTGTTCGGCGTGATCTTCGCCGCGGCCGCCCTGACCAGCGTGATCGGTTGCTCCTACACGACCGTGACCTTCCTGACCTCGCAGGAGAAGACCTCCCCGCGCACGACCAACCTGCTGGTGGTCGGCTTCATCGCGCTGTCGACCATCCTCTATCTGACCATCGGCGCCGCCCCGCAGGAGCTCCTGGTCTTCGCCGGTGCGTTCAACGGGATCCTGCTCCCGGTCGGCATCGGCGTGATCATGTGGGTCGCCTGGCGCCGCCGCGACCTGCTGCACGGCTACGAGTACCCCAAGTGGCTGGCCGCGCTGGGTACGGCAGCATGGGTGCTGACGGTCTATCTGGCAATCCGCTCCATCGAGCCCGCGATCGACCTGATCACCGGCTGA
- a CDS encoding GntR family transcriptional regulator — translation MGQGSTARAVSEHVSDWITEGRLLPGAKVSDTAVATELEVSRNTVREAFRLLAHDGLLVHEFNRGVFVPLVTSADVRDVYRLRRVIEPAVVRSLSAADVHRLGPLQAAVGAARTASRRRDWPGVGTANMHFHRSLVALAGSPRLDVMMRRLTAELRLLFAVIDDPRFLYQPFVKRNRELLALMAKGRFEEGAGFLEAYLVDSEGAIVAAFEEKEQSA, via the coding sequence ATGGGCCAAGGTTCGACCGCACGGGCGGTCAGTGAGCACGTCAGCGACTGGATCACCGAGGGACGGCTGCTGCCCGGAGCCAAGGTGTCGGACACCGCGGTGGCCACCGAGCTCGAGGTCTCCCGCAACACCGTGCGTGAGGCCTTCCGCCTACTCGCCCACGACGGTCTCCTGGTTCACGAGTTCAACCGCGGTGTCTTCGTCCCCCTGGTGACCAGCGCCGATGTGCGGGACGTCTATCGCCTCCGCCGCGTCATCGAGCCGGCCGTCGTGCGGTCACTCAGCGCAGCGGACGTTCACCGCCTGGGCCCTCTGCAGGCGGCGGTCGGTGCAGCGCGGACCGCCTCGCGCCGGCGTGACTGGCCCGGCGTCGGCACCGCCAACATGCACTTCCACCGCTCACTCGTCGCGCTGGCCGGCAGTCCCCGCCTGGACGTCATGATGCGGCGGCTCACCGCCGAGCTGCGCCTGCTGTTTGCCGTGATCGACGACCCGCGCTTCCTCTATCAGCCCTTCGTCAAGCGCAACCGTGAGCTCCTCGCACTGATGGCCAAGGGCCGCTTCGAGGAGGGCGCCGGCTTCCTGGAGGCCTATCTCGTCGACTCCGAGGGGGCCATCGTGGCCGCCTTCGAGGAGAAGGAGCAGTCCGCCTGA
- a CDS encoding putative hydro-lyase gives MTVTDTPEGARAAYRQGAVVPTSGHASGFTQANLVMLPREWAWDMLLFGQRNPQPVPLLDVTEPGSAHTELAPGADLRTDLPLYRVWREGELVEEVPEISGLWREDLVSFLIGCSFSFERALLDAGVPVRNIEQGRNVAMFRTNRQCRPAGRLSGELVVSMRPIPAALVPTAVQVTGRMPAVHGAPVHVGDPTSLGIADLGAPDFGEPIQAQGGDVPVFWACGVTPQAALMASKPPFAITHAPGHMFVTDVPDAVYRQP, from the coding sequence ATGACGGTGACGGATACGCCCGAGGGTGCGCGCGCGGCATACCGACAGGGTGCAGTGGTGCCCACCAGCGGCCACGCGAGCGGCTTCACCCAGGCCAACCTCGTGATGCTGCCGCGGGAGTGGGCCTGGGACATGCTGTTGTTCGGCCAGCGCAACCCCCAGCCGGTGCCGCTGCTGGACGTGACCGAGCCGGGGTCTGCGCACACCGAGCTGGCGCCCGGGGCCGACCTGCGCACCGACCTGCCGCTCTATCGCGTATGGCGGGAGGGCGAGTTGGTCGAGGAGGTGCCGGAGATCTCAGGGCTGTGGCGCGAGGATCTCGTCTCGTTCCTGATCGGCTGCTCGTTCAGCTTCGAGCGGGCGCTGCTCGATGCGGGGGTGCCGGTGCGCAACATCGAGCAGGGGCGCAACGTGGCGATGTTCCGCACGAACCGGCAGTGCCGCCCCGCTGGGCGACTCTCCGGCGAGCTGGTCGTCTCGATGCGGCCGATCCCTGCGGCACTGGTGCCGACGGCGGTGCAGGTCACTGGGCGGATGCCGGCGGTCCACGGGGCGCCGGTGCACGTCGGAGACCCGACCTCGCTGGGCATCGCGGATCTGGGCGCTCCGGACTTCGGCGAGCCGATCCAGGCGCAGGGCGGCGATGTGCCGGTCTTCTGGGCCTGCGGTGTCACGCCGCAGGCCGCGCTGATGGCGTCCAAGCCGCCCTTTGCGATCACCCACGCGCCCGGGCACATGTTTGTCACGGACGTGCCGGACGCGGTCTATCGGCAACCCTGA
- a CDS encoding ArsR/SmtB family transcription factor encodes MHAFDILGDPVRRRILELLADGEATAGSVSEVIRAEFGISQPAVSQHLRVLREAGFATVRPEGTRRIYAVRPEALQQVDEWLTPFRRFWGPRLAALDTEIARGKRARRQAQEDPT; translated from the coding sequence GTGCACGCCTTCGACATCCTTGGCGATCCGGTGCGACGCCGGATCCTTGAGCTGCTCGCTGACGGTGAGGCGACAGCCGGGTCGGTGAGCGAGGTGATCCGCGCCGAGTTCGGCATCAGCCAGCCGGCCGTCTCCCAGCACCTGCGGGTGTTGCGGGAGGCGGGATTCGCGACAGTCCGCCCCGAGGGCACCCGGCGGATCTACGCGGTCCGACCAGAGGCGTTGCAGCAGGTCGACGAGTGGCTCACCCCGTTCCGCAGGTTCTGGGGTCCGCGACTGGCCGCCCTCGACACCGAGATCGCCCGCGGCAAGCGGGCGCGACGACAGGCCCAGGAGGATCCGACATGA
- a CDS encoding SRPBCC family protein: protein MTEQDTTSTPGGADAHAITRELVAGTRGDGETKVQTVAQVYDTTVEDLWDAVTNAERLPRWFAPVSGDLQQGGRYQVEGNAGGTIEACEPPHRFSATWEFGGQVTWIAVRVVPEGAGARLELEHTALVPEDTSFWDQYGPGATGVGWDLAFMGLGRHLVTGASIAGAAAEGWEATPEGLAFITESSRLWSEASIEHGTPREDAAAARDRTTAFYTGQPAG from the coding sequence ATGACTGAGCAGGACACGACCAGCACTCCCGGCGGGGCCGATGCTCACGCCATCACGCGCGAGCTGGTGGCCGGGACGAGAGGCGACGGCGAGACCAAGGTCCAGACCGTCGCCCAGGTCTACGACACGACGGTGGAGGACCTGTGGGACGCGGTGACCAACGCCGAGCGCCTGCCCCGCTGGTTCGCCCCTGTGAGCGGCGACCTGCAGCAGGGTGGCCGTTATCAGGTTGAGGGCAACGCCGGCGGCACGATCGAGGCCTGTGAGCCGCCGCACCGGTTCAGCGCGACGTGGGAGTTCGGGGGCCAGGTGACCTGGATCGCGGTCCGTGTGGTCCCGGAGGGCGCCGGCGCGCGCCTCGAGCTCGAGCACACTGCCCTGGTGCCCGAGGACACCAGCTTCTGGGACCAGTACGGTCCTGGCGCCACCGGCGTCGGCTGGGACCTGGCGTTCATGGGGCTGGGCAGGCACCTTGTCACCGGTGCCTCGATCGCCGGCGCCGCCGCAGAGGGCTGGGAGGCGACCCCGGAGGGGCTGGCCTTCATCACCGAGAGCAGTCGGTTGTGGTCCGAGGCGAGCATCGAGCACGGCACACCCCGCGAGGATGCCGCCGCGGCGCGGGACCGCACGACCGCGTTCTACACCGGGCAGCCGGCTGGCTGA
- a CDS encoding universal stress protein produces MANELIVVGMDGSDRAHDALRFAVEEAHRRDCPIEVITTWREDSPDDTREKAEQIQEHVRTQILAGQDDLPTIAFEVVEGRPEEVLVSASARADILVLGAHGVQSIRRAALGSISEYVARLASCPVVVIPVGAYN; encoded by the coding sequence ATGGCGAACGAGTTGATTGTCGTGGGCATGGACGGATCGGACCGGGCGCACGACGCGCTGCGCTTCGCCGTCGAGGAGGCGCACCGGCGCGACTGCCCCATCGAGGTGATCACGACCTGGCGCGAGGACAGTCCGGACGACACCCGTGAGAAGGCCGAGCAGATCCAGGAGCACGTGCGCACCCAGATCCTTGCCGGCCAGGACGACCTGCCCACGATCGCGTTCGAGGTCGTGGAGGGCCGGCCCGAGGAGGTCCTGGTCAGTGCGTCGGCCCGGGCGGACATCCTGGTGCTCGGTGCCCACGGCGTCCAGTCGATCCGCCGCGCAGCGCTCGGCTCCATCAGCGAGTATGTCGCGCGCCTGGCTTCCTGCCCCGTCGTCGTGATCCCGGTGGGTGCCTACAACTGA
- a CDS encoding pyridoxamine 5'-phosphate oxidase family protein, translating into MNAHPGTEELDSATCLALLREVPFGRLAVIVNGRPDIFPVNHAVHHGSVVFRTASGSKLEGAVGQPVAYEADGVDESTGTAWSVVVSGTAHQIQQLHEVLEALELPVFPWQGGAKPTFVRIDPDSITGRRFPIQGGLGSATGQ; encoded by the coding sequence ATGAACGCTCACCCAGGAACCGAGGAGCTGGACAGCGCCACCTGTCTGGCGCTGCTGCGCGAGGTGCCCTTCGGACGTCTCGCCGTCATCGTCAACGGACGACCCGACATCTTTCCCGTCAACCATGCGGTGCACCACGGCTCGGTGGTCTTCCGCACCGCCAGTGGCTCCAAGCTGGAGGGGGCGGTGGGGCAACCCGTGGCCTATGAGGCCGACGGCGTGGACGAGTCCACCGGCACGGCCTGGAGCGTCGTCGTCTCCGGCACGGCCCACCAGATCCAGCAACTGCATGAGGTTCTCGAGGCGCTGGAACTGCCGGTCTTCCCCTGGCAGGGAGGCGCCAAGCCCACCTTCGTGCGCATCGACCCTGACTCGATCACCGGGCGAAGGTTCCCGATCCAGGGCGGTCTGGGCAGCGCGACGGGGCAGTAG
- a CDS encoding acyl-CoA dehydrogenase family protein: protein MRRTIFTEDHEAFRASAREFIDRVARPRAEEMIREHRIPREVWLEAGKQGLLGLCIPEEYGGSGAGDYRFNAVLAEEQSRLSAALSSCMGIHSDVCPPYLVAHGTEEQKQRWLPAIAAGESIIAIGMTEPSGGSDLAALKTTAVRDGQGWVINGSKTFITNGHSCDLAIVAARTDPSKGARGITLFVLEAGMDGFTKGAPLDKVGQDEADTCELFLDNVRVTDGHRLGEEGRGFISMMEHLTQERVGAAVSNLAHVAQILDETLDYVKERHAFGQPVGAFQHNKFLLAEMVTKIDVSQAFVDQCVLAHTEGALSPVDAAKAKWWSAQVQSEVLDSCVQLYGGYGFMNEYRVARAWRDARVTRIWAGSNEIMKEIIGRDLGLG from the coding sequence GTGCGCCGCACCATCTTCACCGAGGACCATGAGGCCTTCCGGGCCTCCGCCCGCGAGTTCATCGACCGGGTTGCCCGACCGCGGGCCGAGGAGATGATCCGGGAGCACCGCATCCCGCGCGAGGTGTGGCTCGAGGCGGGCAAGCAGGGGCTGCTCGGGCTGTGCATCCCAGAGGAGTATGGCGGAAGCGGCGCCGGGGACTACCGGTTCAACGCAGTGCTGGCCGAGGAACAGTCCCGGCTGAGCGCGGCACTGTCATCCTGCATGGGCATCCACTCCGACGTCTGTCCGCCCTATCTGGTGGCGCACGGCACCGAGGAGCAGAAGCAGCGCTGGCTGCCCGCGATCGCCGCCGGCGAGTCGATCATCGCGATCGGGATGACCGAGCCGTCCGGGGGATCCGACCTGGCCGCCCTGAAGACCACCGCGGTGCGCGACGGTCAGGGCTGGGTGATCAACGGCTCCAAGACCTTCATCACCAACGGCCACAGCTGTGACCTGGCGATCGTCGCGGCCCGGACCGATCCGAGCAAGGGTGCCCGGGGGATCACGCTGTTCGTTCTCGAGGCCGGCATGGACGGCTTCACCAAGGGCGCCCCGCTGGACAAGGTCGGCCAGGACGAGGCGGACACCTGCGAGCTGTTCTTGGACAATGTCCGCGTCACGGACGGTCACCGGCTCGGGGAGGAGGGGCGCGGGTTCATCTCGATGATGGAGCACCTCACCCAGGAGCGTGTCGGAGCCGCGGTCTCCAACCTCGCGCACGTCGCGCAGATCCTCGACGAGACGTTGGACTACGTCAAGGAGCGGCACGCCTTCGGCCAGCCGGTCGGTGCCTTCCAGCACAACAAGTTCCTGCTGGCTGAGATGGTCACCAAGATCGACGTCAGCCAGGCCTTTGTCGACCAGTGCGTCCTGGCCCACACCGAGGGCGCACTCTCGCCCGTCGACGCGGCCAAGGCCAAGTGGTGGTCCGCACAGGTGCAGAGCGAGGTGCTCGACTCCTGCGTGCAGCTCTACGGTGGCTACGGCTTCATGAACGAGTACCGCGTGGCCCGCGCTTGGCGCGACGCACGTGTCACCCGCATCTGGGCCGGCTCCAACGAGATCATGAAGGAGATCATCGGCCGAGACCTCGGCCTGGGGTGA
- a CDS encoding universal stress protein — protein MSTQREKMMDRIVVGVDGSEGSKVALAWAVEEALLREATLELVNVYAPPMIYDGISIAIQAEELLLAPRRAAEALVKELAGGIDAVPVETHAIEDASAPRALVEHADGAAMLVVSARGLGPFRRMLLGSVSSNVAHHATCPVVIIPAATS, from the coding sequence GTGAGCACGCAGAGGGAGAAGATGATGGACCGGATCGTCGTCGGAGTTGATGGCTCAGAGGGCTCGAAGGTGGCACTGGCCTGGGCCGTCGAGGAGGCCCTTCTGCGGGAGGCGACCCTGGAGCTGGTGAATGTCTATGCGCCGCCGATGATCTATGACGGCATCAGCATCGCGATCCAGGCCGAGGAGCTCCTGCTGGCGCCGAGGCGTGCGGCCGAGGCGCTGGTCAAAGAACTGGCTGGCGGCATCGACGCCGTCCCCGTCGAGACCCACGCGATCGAGGACGCAAGTGCTCCCCGTGCTCTGGTCGAGCACGCAGACGGCGCGGCCATGCTCGTGGTGAGCGCCCGAGGCCTGGGCCCGTTCCGCAGGATGTTGCTGGGCTCCGTGAGCAGCAACGTCGCACACCATGCGACGTGCCCGGTGGTCATCATCCCTGCAGCCACTTCCTGA